One Dysidea avara chromosome 7, odDysAvar1.4, whole genome shotgun sequence genomic region harbors:
- the LOC136260152 gene encoding THAP domain-containing protein 10-like, whose product MPTRCIVAGCNAASGFESGKGCSFHSFPKDEGLRRKWTSAVKKQRSDWEGPTSTSVLCSKHFEASCFDTEGSRYRDQMGLPAAKRLKPDAIPTIFPRSTDRLESPGSTSKAPRPAFEKRQQKFIIADVLSTSAPTDEDVPSTISAMDEDSLSTSAIANEVLSSEPSLLLPEEMDIPVPLTTGGGNTCSSTSRDEVC is encoded by the exons ATGCCCACCCGTTGTATAGTTGCTGGTTGTAATGCTGCTAGCGGATTCGAGAGTGGGAAAGGCTGCAGTTTTCATTCGTTTCCAAAAGATGAAGGATTACGAAGAAAGTGGACCAGTGCAGTGAAGAAGCAAAGGAGTGACTGGGAAGGTCCAACTTCGACTTCAGTGTTATGCTCTAAGCACTTCGAAGCCAGCTGCTTTGATACTGAAGGTAGTCGTTATAGAGATCAAATGGGATTGCCAGCAGCCAAGCGCCTGAAGCCAGATGCTATTCCCACTATATTTCCAAGGTCAACTGATAGGTTAGAGTCACCTGGAAGTACAAGCAAAGCACCAAGACCAGCTTTTGAAAAGCGTCAACAGAAGTTT atAATAGCAGATGTCCTCTCTACAAGTGCTCCAACGGATGAAGATGTTCCCTCTACAATTTCTGCCATGGATGAAGATTCCCTCTCCACTAGTGCCATTGCAAATGAAGTTCTTTCATCAGAACCATCACTCCTTTTACCTGAAGAAATGGATATACCTGTCCCCTTAACTACAGGCGGGGGGAACACATGTTCAAGCACATCCCGAGATGAAGTCTGTTGA